In Deferrivibrio essentukiensis, a genomic segment contains:
- the ilvN gene encoding acetolactate synthase small subunit, which produces MRHIISVLVENNFGVLSRVAGLFSGRGYNIESLSVGVTDDPKFSVMTIVTHGDDRIIEQIIKQLRKLINTIRVRDVTQMDHIEREMVLVKVHASPKYRAEIFGIVNTFRGKIVDLTTESMVIEITGTKDKNKAFLDVLEVYGIIEVVRTGSVAIARGSKATTDFTKQDLKH; this is translated from the coding sequence ATGAGACACATTATTTCCGTTTTAGTTGAAAATAATTTTGGAGTTTTATCGAGAGTAGCAGGTCTTTTCAGCGGAAGGGGCTACAATATAGAAAGTCTTTCTGTGGGGGTTACTGATGACCCGAAATTTTCTGTAATGACAATTGTTACGCACGGTGATGACAGAATTATTGAGCAAATAATCAAGCAGTTAAGAAAATTGATTAATACAATAAGAGTCAGAGATGTAACCCAAATGGACCATATTGAAAGGGAGATGGTGCTTGTAAAAGTCCATGCTTCTCCTAAATATAGGGCGGAAATATTCGGAATAGTAAATACTTTTAGGGGTAAGATTGTAGATTTGACTACCGAGTCCATGGTTATAGAAATTACCGGCACTAAGGATAAAAATAAAGCTTTTTTGGATGTTTTGGAAGTATATGGTATTATTGAGGTGGTAAGGACAGGCAGCGTAGCAATAGCAAGGGGTAGCAAGGCTACTACCGATTTTACAAAACAAGATTTAAAACACTAG
- the ilvB gene encoding biosynthetic-type acetolactate synthase large subunit, which yields MSRTGAEALVECLKKQNVDIVFGYPGGVLLGIYDTLFDADILHVLPRHEQGGVHAADGYARATGKVGVCFGTSGPGATNLVTGIANAYMDSVPLVAFTGQVPTALIGGDAFQEADIIGITRPIVKHSYLVQNVDDLPRVINEAFYIASTGRPGPVVIDLPKDVVAGKTKTKCSGKIDLPGYNPTYEGHPLQIKKLLKELSEAKKPVIYAGGGVIISGATEELVKLSERIGLPVVNSFLGLGGFPSAHENYVGWLGMHGNFASNMAMTETDFILAIGTRFSDRSTGRLDGFAPNAKIAHIDIDPASISKIVDIDIPVVGDCKKVLKQMEEYLDKFNWEKNAESRKGWLKKIRAWNSERPFSYKKSDKVIKPQFVVEEICRLTDGEAIIATEVGQNQMWAGQFYKFKHPRQFISSGGLGTMGFGFPAAIGAKLGRPDKHVFDIAGDGSFLMNMQEICTAVQYRVGVKVAILNNKFLGMIRQWQHLFYNKRYSYSCLECQPDFVKLADAYGCVGLIAEKPSEVADVIAESLKIEDKPVLMDFRVDREENVYPMVPAGAALNEMIYGE from the coding sequence ATGAGCAGGACAGGCGCAGAGGCATTGGTAGAATGCTTGAAAAAGCAAAATGTTGACATAGTATTTGGTTATCCCGGCGGTGTGCTACTTGGTATTTATGATACTCTATTTGATGCTGATATTCTTCATGTGCTTCCTCGTCATGAGCAAGGTGGTGTTCATGCTGCTGATGGGTATGCCAGGGCAACAGGAAAGGTTGGTGTCTGTTTTGGGACAAGTGGACCCGGTGCTACAAACCTTGTGACAGGCATTGCAAATGCATATATGGATTCTGTTCCTTTGGTGGCATTTACCGGTCAAGTGCCTACAGCTTTAATCGGTGGAGATGCATTTCAAGAAGCGGACATTATAGGGATTACAAGACCTATTGTTAAACACAGCTATCTTGTACAAAATGTAGATGATTTGCCAAGGGTTATAAATGAAGCATTTTATATCGCTAGTACAGGAAGGCCAGGGCCAGTTGTAATAGATTTGCCAAAAGATGTGGTTGCAGGAAAAACTAAGACAAAGTGTAGTGGCAAAATAGATTTGCCGGGTTACAATCCGACCTATGAAGGGCACCCCTTGCAGATAAAAAAGCTTTTGAAAGAGCTATCAGAGGCAAAAAAACCGGTTATATATGCAGGTGGCGGTGTGATTATAAGTGGCGCTACAGAAGAGCTTGTTAAACTTTCGGAAAGGATTGGTCTACCAGTCGTAAATTCTTTTTTGGGGCTTGGCGGTTTCCCAAGTGCTCATGAGAACTATGTTGGTTGGTTAGGGATGCACGGTAATTTTGCTTCAAATATGGCAATGACTGAAACCGATTTTATACTTGCTATCGGCACAAGATTTTCCGACAGGTCAACAGGCAGACTCGACGGTTTTGCGCCTAATGCAAAAATTGCTCATATAGATATTGACCCTGCTTCAATAAGTAAGATTGTGGATATAGATATACCGGTAGTTGGTGATTGTAAAAAAGTCTTGAAGCAGATGGAAGAGTATCTTGATAAGTTTAACTGGGAGAAGAATGCTGAAAGCAGAAAAGGGTGGTTGAAAAAGATAAGAGCGTGGAATAGCGAAAGACCGTTTAGTTATAAAAAATCTGATAAAGTGATAAAACCTCAATTTGTAGTTGAGGAGATATGCAGGCTTACTGACGGAGAGGCAATAATTGCGACGGAAGTAGGACAAAATCAGATGTGGGCAGGACAGTTTTATAAATTTAAGCACCCCAGACAGTTTATAAGCTCAGGGGGGCTTGGTACGATGGGGTTTGGTTTTCCTGCTGCAATCGGGGCTAAACTTGGCAGACCTGATAAACACGTTTTTGACATTGCCGGTGATGGGAGCTTCTTGATGAATATGCAGGAGATTTGTACTGCCGTCCAATACAGAGTAGGGGTAAAGGTTGCCATACTTAATAATAAGTTTTTAGGGATGATTAGACAGTGGCAGCACCTATTTTACAATAAAAGGTATTCTTATTCATGTCTTGAATGCCAGCCTGACTTTGTCAAGCTTGCAGATGCATACGGGTGTGTTGGTCTGATAGCTGAAAAACCGTCAGAAGTAGCCGATGTGATTGCCGAGTCTCTAAAGATTGAAGATAAACCTGTATTGATGGACTTTAGAGTGGATAGAGAAGAAAACGTATATCCAATGGTGCCTGCAGGTGCAGCACTCAATGAAATGATATACGGGGAGTAG
- the cobS gene encoding adenosylcobinamide-GDP ribazoletransferase: MKSFLTAISFLTIFRLNLKEYDNKNAPAYFPLVGLLMGLPAYLLLMSDIYLKEIIALITIVVFTGALHLDGVADTADALFSHRDKEKKLEIMKDSRIGVMGAITLILILILKINIFKNANPGIIPASMFFSRFIGGYVISNSKYARSEGTGNFFKDYSFRENVFILLLSSFALFIFIDLKQYLFVTIISFILAKLLIRQFNNSFGGWTGDTVGASIEFSEVIILYVLSF, encoded by the coding sequence ATGAAATCATTTCTTACTGCCATTTCATTTTTAACAATATTTAGGCTTAATTTAAAAGAATATGATAATAAAAATGCGCCTGCCTATTTTCCGTTAGTTGGACTTTTAATGGGTTTACCTGCATATTTGTTGTTGATGAGTGATATTTATTTAAAAGAAATTATTGCATTGATTACCATAGTAGTTTTTACAGGGGCTTTGCATTTAGATGGGGTTGCTGATACGGCTGATGCACTTTTTTCCCATAGGGACAAAGAGAAAAAACTTGAGATAATGAAAGATAGTAGGATTGGGGTAATGGGGGCAATTACTTTGATATTAATACTAATACTTAAAATAAATATTTTTAAAAATGCAAATCCCGGTATAATTCCTGCTTCGATGTTTTTTTCGAGGTTTATTGGTGGGTATGTGATTTCAAATTCTAAATATGCTCGCAGTGAAGGGACAGGTAATTTTTTTAAAGACTACTCATTTAGAGAAAATGTGTTTATCCTTTTATTAAGCTCTTTTGCACTTTTTATTTTTATAGATTTAAAACAATATCTTTTTGTAACTATCATTAGCTTTATTTTGGCAAAGTTATTGATTAGGCAATTTAATAATTCTTTTGGTGGTTGGACAGGCGATACAGTTGGGGCAAGTATTGAGTTTTCTGAAGTAATCATTTTATATGTTTTATCTTTTTAA
- the cobT gene encoding nicotinate-nucleotide--dimethylbenzimidazole phosphoribosyltransferase has product MLNDILKNIKKPSEEYMTKAENRTANLLMPPKAMGRLHDISERLCAIYGTLKPEIKKGAVFVMAGDHGVVEEGVSPFPQEVTGLMFNAFLNDMATVSVLGKREGLEIILTDVGSKFEFKNNQNVKNEFIAKKVVNGTRNFAKEPAMTRQQAIECIEAGIEITLKYIKEKQLNIVLTGEMGIGNTTPSAAIGAVITGVSVEDMTGKGAGLTNEGVLKKIEIIKKGIDLHSPNADDPIDVLAKVGGAEIGAIAGTILAAAYSKIPVIIDGFISTAGALIAYKLNPLVREYMFAGHCSEEPGHIKMLEYLSLEPILNLNMRLGEGTGAVLAFPIIKQAANLISNVYTFEEAGIPK; this is encoded by the coding sequence ATGTTAAATGATATATTGAAAAATATTAAGAAACCTTCTGAAGAATATATGACAAAGGCAGAAAATCGCACTGCTAATCTCCTAATGCCTCCAAAAGCTATGGGGAGATTGCACGATATTTCAGAAAGATTATGTGCTATTTATGGAACATTGAAGCCTGAAATAAAAAAAGGAGCTGTTTTTGTAATGGCAGGTGACCACGGAGTAGTAGAAGAGGGAGTATCACCATTTCCACAAGAAGTTACAGGATTAATGTTTAATGCCTTTTTAAATGATATGGCAACAGTCAGTGTGTTAGGCAAAAGGGAAGGTCTGGAAATCATATTAACTGATGTAGGCTCTAAGTTTGAGTTTAAAAATAATCAAAATGTAAAGAATGAATTTATAGCAAAAAAGGTTGTAAATGGGACAAGAAATTTTGCTAAAGAGCCTGCAATGACAAGACAGCAGGCAATTGAATGTATTGAGGCAGGTATCGAAATTACGCTTAAATATATCAAAGAAAAGCAACTTAATATAGTATTGACAGGGGAAATGGGTATAGGAAATACAACCCCTTCGGCTGCCATTGGTGCAGTTATTACAGGGGTATCTGTTGAAGATATGACAGGAAAGGGAGCAGGTTTAACTAATGAAGGTGTATTAAAAAAGATTGAGATTATAAAAAAAGGGATTGACTTACACAGTCCTAATGCAGATGACCCTATAGATGTGTTGGCAAAAGTTGGTGGAGCTGAAATCGGTGCAATTGCAGGTACAATATTAGCAGCAGCATATAGTAAAATTCCCGTTATTATAGACGGGTTTATTTCTACTGCCGGTGCACTGATTGCCTATAAACTAAACCCGTTGGTAAGGGAGTATATGTTTGCAGGGCATTGCTCAGAAGAGCCCGGGCATATAAAAATGCTTGAGTATTTGTCGCTTGAGCCAATTTTAAATTTAAACATGAGGCTAGGGGAAGGCACAGGAGCAGTTTTGGCATTTCCTATTATAAAGCAAGCAGCGAATTTAATTTCTAACGTGTACACATTTGAGGAAGCCGGTATTCCAAAATGA
- a CDS encoding cysteine-rich small domain-containing protein: protein MSYKFFSNKDCEYYPCHKIENQNCLFCFCPLYLIEDCGGDFKILNGYKDCSNCTKNHDENSYDFVLSRIKKYFEKVKNEGADNVK from the coding sequence ATGAGTTATAAATTTTTCAGCAATAAAGATTGTGAGTACTACCCGTGTCATAAAATAGAAAACCAAAACTGTCTTTTTTGCTTTTGCCCTTTGTATCTCATTGAGGATTGCGGTGGAGACTTTAAGATATTAAATGGTTATAAAGATTGCTCTAATTGCACAAAAAATCATGATGAGAATAGTTATGATTTTGTATTAAGCAGGATTAAAAAGTATTTTGAAAAGGTAAAAAATGAAGGAGCTGACAATGTTAAATGA
- a CDS encoding bifunctional adenosylcobinamide kinase/adenosylcobinamide-phosphate guanylyltransferase — protein MITFITGGIKSGKTTFGLSLGSGFKDKAYLATAESFDEEMEKKILLHRAERKGEWKTIEEPLDIVQALEKIKTYEFVLVDCITMWINNLMFYKKEISKETGRLVKYLEISKFKNLAFISNEVGLGLISADKLSREYINLLGMVNQKIASISDKAILMVSGCPLYIK, from the coding sequence ATGATTACGTTTATAACAGGTGGGATTAAAAGCGGAAAGACAACCTTTGGATTGAGCTTAGGAAGTGGTTTTAAAGATAAGGCATATTTAGCAACTGCCGAATCATTTGATGAAGAGATGGAGAAAAAGATTTTACTGCATAGGGCTGAGAGAAAAGGTGAATGGAAAACTATTGAAGAGCCTTTAGATATTGTTCAGGCTTTGGAAAAGATTAAAACTTACGAATTTGTTTTAGTTGACTGCATTACTATGTGGATAAATAATCTTATGTTTTATAAAAAAGAGATTTCAAAAGAGACTGGTAGATTGGTAAAATACCTTGAAATATCAAAGTTTAAAAATCTGGCATTTATTTCAAATGAAGTAGGTTTAGGGTTAATATCAGCGGATAAATTATCAAGAGAATATATTAACTTATTGGGAATGGTAAATCAAAAAATTGCATCTATTAGTGATAAAGCAATACTTATGGTATCAGGGTGCCCTTTATACATAAAATAA
- the cbiR gene encoding cobamide remodeling phosphodiesterase CbiR, protein MKKEIKSIGTTSFIIHDSRVVNVKYLQNKVDIVQLLYLDSFNHYDLPDETEIEQLIEAKQELKYYIHMPIDLDLGKERDWDRLIFFAEKLSFLKPERLIVHPVNNKIFFDYLEKFLAKFPATLVENINEVHFFDKVKTKGADICFDVGHAVLKGIDIKEFINTYSSTIKAYHLHGVKDGKDHLSVRYLDKKLLKYLFDFASENDVDIIIEIFGKKDFFDSINYLKEFFRENDYVYNRWD, encoded by the coding sequence ATGAAGAAAGAGATTAAATCAATAGGCACCACATCTTTTATTATTCACGACAGCAGGGTAGTGAATGTAAAATATTTACAAAATAAGGTTGATATTGTGCAACTTTTGTATCTTGACAGCTTTAATCATTATGATTTGCCGGATGAAACAGAGATTGAGCAATTGATAGAAGCCAAGCAAGAATTAAAATATTATATCCATATGCCTATTGATTTAGATTTGGGAAAAGAAAGGGATTGGGATAGATTAATATTTTTTGCCGAAAAACTTTCATTTTTAAAGCCTGAGCGATTAATTGTACATCCTGTAAATAATAAGATATTTTTTGATTATTTGGAAAAATTTTTGGCAAAATTTCCTGCTACGTTAGTAGAAAATATTAATGAGGTACATTTCTTTGATAAGGTAAAAACAAAAGGTGCTGATATCTGTTTTGATGTAGGCCATGCTGTATTAAAAGGGATTGATATTAAAGAATTTATTAACACTTATAGCAGCACCATCAAAGCCTATCATTTACATGGTGTTAAAGATGGTAAAGATCATCTTTCGGTTAGATATCTGGACAAAAAACTTTTGAAATACCTATTTGATTTTGCAAGTGAGAATGACGTTGATATAATTATCGAAATTTTTGGTAAGAAGGATTTTTTTGACTCAATTAATTATTTAAAGGAGTTTTTTAGAGAAAATGATTACGTTTATAACAGGTGGGATTAA
- a CDS encoding energy transducer TonB, whose translation MSFDKQLYNHKLYSLDILTVSKKNQVAPHHVKTEKIDKNIHIEKQPLKKIERVRPKPFIKNKIADIPDKDNIPIKKVNDVKIQSINKDISNSAKPTEGYTYTITKTNVLKNVESKFNEVATQEDVAESNDLEPAFDIKSYSKYILSKIKERLEYPFLARRRGIEGDVEVMITVSKLGKLEKLEILKSSGYEILDKNTLDMQEKITFEQLPPETVSFPLKISYRLQ comes from the coding sequence ATGAGTTTTGATAAGCAGTTATACAATCATAAATTATATAGCTTGGATATATTAACAGTTTCCAAAAAGAATCAAGTTGCACCACATCATGTTAAAACAGAAAAAATAGACAAAAATATACACATAGAAAAACAGCCGCTCAAAAAAATAGAAAGGGTTAGACCTAAACCTTTTATAAAAAATAAAATTGCTGATATCCCCGATAAAGACAATATTCCTATCAAAAAAGTAAATGATGTTAAGATACAGTCAATAAATAAAGATATTTCAAATTCTGCAAAACCAACAGAAGGTTATACGTATACTATAACCAAAACTAATGTGCTTAAAAATGTAGAAAGTAAATTTAACGAGGTAGCTACTCAAGAGGATGTAGCAGAGAGTAATGATTTAGAGCCTGCATTTGATATAAAAAGCTATTCTAAATATATATTGTCAAAAATTAAAGAAAGGTTGGAATATCCTTTTCTAGCAAGACGAAGGGGGATTGAAGGTGATGTTGAGGTTATGATAACGGTTAGCAAATTAGGTAAACTGGAAAAATTAGAGATACTGAAATCTTCAGGTTATGAAATACTTGATAAAAATACATTGGACATGCAGGAAAAAATTACATTTGAGCAGCTTCCACCTGAAACAGTAAGTTTCCCATTAAAGATTTCATATAGGCTTCAATAA
- a CDS encoding ABC transporter ATP-binding protein: MTEILRLENIISGYEKGFSLKGINLTIYKSKFYGIIGPNGSGKSTLLKTMTGILKPFSGSIFLDEKDFYSYNQKQRSKKIAYVSQFVENKDIKVIDFILAGRLPHFKSFQLFETGKDREIAYKYMKIFDILHYENKYMYELSGGLQQVVAICSALAQEPEILFLDEPTAHLDLNYQIKILDLLQELNENMGLTIVCILHDLNLAAEYCSDLILLNNGAIFKSGEPEKIITYEILEEVYQTVIVTDINPVSKKPMVLPASKNALKSILGVKIDKK; encoded by the coding sequence ATGACTGAAATCTTGAGGCTTGAAAATATAATTTCGGGATATGAAAAAGGGTTTTCTTTAAAAGGGATAAACTTAACTATCTATAAATCAAAATTTTATGGAATTATAGGCCCAAATGGCTCAGGAAAATCTACACTTTTAAAGACAATGACAGGAATATTAAAACCTTTTAGTGGCAGCATTTTTTTAGATGAAAAGGATTTTTATTCTTATAACCAAAAGCAGAGGAGTAAAAAAATTGCTTATGTAAGTCAGTTTGTGGAGAATAAGGATATAAAAGTGATTGACTTTATTCTTGCAGGAAGGCTTCCTCATTTTAAAAGTTTCCAACTCTTTGAAACGGGGAAAGATAGGGAAATAGCATATAAGTATATGAAAATATTTGATATTCTGCATTATGAAAATAAATATATGTATGAATTGAGTGGAGGGCTGCAGCAGGTGGTGGCTATATGTTCAGCCTTAGCGCAGGAGCCTGAAATTTTGTTTTTGGACGAGCCTACCGCACATCTTGATTTAAATTATCAAATTAAAATATTAGATTTGTTGCAAGAGTTAAATGAAAATATGGGATTGACAATTGTCTGTATCTTGCACGATTTGAACTTAGCTGCCGAATATTGCAGCGACTTAATTTTACTAAATAATGGAGCAATATTTAAGTCGGGTGAGCCTGAGAAAATTATTACATATGAAATACTTGAAGAAGTTTACCAAACTGTAATCGTGACAGATATAAACCCAGTATCAAAGAAGCCTATGGTATTGCCGGCTTCAAAAAATGCTTTAAAGAGTATTTTAGGAGTTAAAATTGATAAAAAATAG
- a CDS encoding FecCD family ABC transporter permease, whose translation MVKKRALIKIIILFFILIIMAYFNITYGLHLFEKSSDIDKTILLNLRLPRAVLAILAGGSLSICGAALQGVFRNSLVEPYTLGVSGGAAVGVAVALSLSLNKIFGVFSLISAGFLGAILVLLLLYVIAIKNYKLDIKTLLLIGVMISFISSSILMLILAVSNTQNLHGIIFWMMGSLSNAQNNLNIALGCITLFGLLIFYFFANKLNALQFGYEKGATLGVNVEQVIKITVILSSLLTAASVSVTGIIGFIGLIIPHIMRKLFYNDFRILFIASFLGGAIFLMLSDFIASKIIYPNELPVGVVTGILGGIFFIYIFRKEKRA comes from the coding sequence ATGGTTAAAAAGAGAGCGCTTATTAAGATAATTATTCTTTTTTTTATATTGATTATAATGGCTTATTTTAATATTACGTATGGGCTTCATCTGTTTGAGAAATCTTCGGATATTGATAAAACAATCTTATTAAATTTAAGGTTGCCTAGGGCTGTGTTAGCAATACTTGCAGGTGGTAGTCTTTCAATATGCGGTGCTGCGTTGCAGGGAGTTTTTCGTAATAGTTTAGTAGAACCATATACTTTAGGTGTTTCTGGTGGTGCTGCGGTTGGTGTTGCAGTTGCCCTAAGTCTATCATTAAATAAAATATTTGGCGTTTTTTCACTAATAAGTGCCGGTTTTTTAGGAGCAATTTTGGTCCTTTTGCTACTTTATGTAATTGCAATAAAAAATTATAAGTTGGATATAAAAACATTACTTCTAATCGGTGTTATGATAAGTTTTATCTCATCATCTATTTTAATGTTGATTTTAGCTGTTTCAAATACACAAAATTTACATGGAATAATTTTTTGGATGATGGGCTCGCTCAGTAATGCTCAAAATAATCTAAATATTGCTTTGGGCTGCATTACACTTTTTGGACTTTTGATATTTTATTTTTTTGCAAACAAATTAAATGCTTTACAGTTTGGTTATGAAAAGGGTGCTACTTTAGGAGTAAATGTGGAGCAGGTTATTAAAATAACGGTAATACTCTCTTCTTTATTAACGGCAGCATCTGTGTCTGTTACAGGGATAATTGGATTTATAGGTTTAATTATTCCTCATATAATGAGAAAATTGTTTTACAATGATTTTAGAATATTATTTATAGCCTCATTCTTAGGTGGAGCAATATTTTTGATGCTTTCAGATTTTATTGCTTCTAAAATAATTTATCCGAATGAGTTGCCTGTGGGTGTTGTTACCGGAATTCTTGGCGGAATATTTTTTATCTATATTTTCAGAAAAGAGAAGAGGGCATGA
- the cbiB gene encoding adenosylcobinamide-phosphate synthase CbiB: MNDFIFPLIIGFFLDFVFGDPESKFHPIRLIGKISTFFEKIFYKKTKNSAKMKLYGLFYFISCILAVYVLIYLVINIFETTYYRIFILSLLVYFGISNKELITRAKSIESKLSSNDIEIARKELSFIVGRDTKQFDENQIRKAVIETTSENLCDGVIAPLFYYFLGGIYFLYVYKTVNTLDSIVGYKNDKYRNFGYFSAKIDDLLNFIPARLTALLIYVVTLKDDVLKGVKKFARVHTSPNSGYPEAAIAGFLNCQLGGVNYYNNIKIDKGTIGDNDRIILKKDILDVCNINMKVTVLFVIIITALRLNLYG, from the coding sequence ATGAATGATTTTATTTTTCCTCTGATAATTGGATTTTTTTTGGATTTTGTTTTTGGTGACCCTGAAAGTAAATTTCACCCAATAAGATTGATAGGTAAAATATCAACATTTTTTGAAAAAATATTTTATAAGAAGACCAAAAATTCTGCTAAAATGAAGCTTTACGGTCTATTTTATTTTATTAGCTGTATATTGGCAGTATATGTTTTAATTTATTTAGTGATAAATATATTTGAAACCACATATTACAGAATATTTATTTTATCGCTGCTTGTGTATTTTGGAATTTCAAATAAAGAGTTGATAACCCGAGCTAAAAGTATTGAAAGCAAATTAAGTAGTAATGATATAGAAATTGCAAGGAAAGAGTTAAGCTTTATTGTGGGTAGAGATACAAAACAGTTTGATGAAAATCAGATAAGAAAGGCAGTAATTGAAACTACCTCAGAAAATTTGTGTGATGGGGTTATAGCACCTTTGTTTTACTATTTCTTAGGTGGAATTTATTTTCTTTATGTATATAAAACCGTAAATACCCTTGATTCTATAGTCGGTTATAAAAATGATAAATATAGAAATTTTGGATATTTTTCAGCAAAAATAGATGACTTGTTAAATTTTATCCCGGCAAGGTTAACTGCCTTATTGATATACGTTGTTACTTTGAAAGATGATGTGCTTAAAGGTGTTAAAAAGTTTGCACGAGTTCACACAAGTCCAAATTCAGGTTATCCTGAAGCTGCAATTGCAGGTTTTTTGAATTGTCAGCTTGGCGGAGTAAACTATTACAACAATATAAAAATTGATAAAGGCACTATTGGTGACAATGATAGAATTATTTTAAAAAAGGATATTCTTGATGTATGCAACATAAATATGAAAGTTACCGTTTTATTTGTAATCATTATTACTGCATTAAGGCTGAATTTATATGGTTAA
- a CDS encoding pyridoxal phosphate-dependent aminotransferase, producing MLKGHGGNISEFEDIKYDFSTNISPYGMHSKLKSYLAENVNVFEHYPDIESRRLKEKISSFLNVLQDNIFILNGSIEGIYLIAELFKNAKTAILVPTFIEYEEAAMRYNHKLIFINSLSDLERDVDLVFLCNPNNPDGKFYEREEIIFYLNKFKETFFIVDEAYVEFLLNDISLVEYVDKFNNLIVLKSFTKVFAIPGLRLGYLVGNKDIVRKICNLQYTWSVNSLALLAGEFIIDNYSELKPHFELIVNESKWLQGEISKIKRVEVYFSELNFFLCKSNVASLILKRFLAENCSILIRDASNFRGLSENYFRVATLMRDNNLILLEGLRKFYE from the coding sequence ATGTTAAAAGGGCACGGCGGAAATATTTCTGAGTTTGAGGATATTAAATATGATTTCAGTACAAATATTTCCCCTTACGGTATGCACAGCAAATTAAAAAGCTATTTAGCTGAAAATGTAAATGTTTTTGAGCACTATCCCGATATTGAAAGCAGACGCTTAAAAGAAAAAATATCAAGTTTTTTAAACGTGTTGCAGGATAACATTTTTATCTTAAACGGCTCAATAGAAGGGATATATTTGATAGCAGAGTTATTTAAGAATGCAAAGACAGCTATTTTAGTCCCAACATTTATAGAATATGAAGAAGCTGCTATGCGTTATAATCACAAATTAATATTTATTAATAGCTTATCCGATTTAGAAAGAGATGTTGATTTGGTTTTTCTTTGCAATCCGAATAACCCTGATGGTAAGTTTTATGAAAGGGAAGAAATTATATTTTATTTAAATAAATTTAAAGAAACATTTTTCATTGTAGATGAAGCTTATGTTGAGTTTTTGCTTAATGATATATCTTTGGTAGAATATGTTGATAAATTTAATAATTTAATTGTTTTAAAATCATTTACTAAGGTATTTGCAATACCTGGCTTAAGATTAGGTTATCTGGTTGGTAATAAAGATATTGTAAGGAAAATATGTAATCTTCAATATACTTGGAGTGTTAACTCTCTTGCACTTTTGGCAGGTGAATTTATCATTGATAATTATAGTGAATTGAAGCCACATTTTGAATTGATAGTAAATGAGTCAAAATGGCTACAGGGTGAGATTTCTAAGATAAAAAGAGTGGAAGTTTATTTTAGTGAGTTAAATTTTTTCCTGTGTAAAAGTAATGTGGCATCATTAATTTTAAAAAGATTTTTAGCGGAAAACTGTTCAATTTTAATAAGAGATGCCTCTAATTTTAGAGGGCTTTCGGAAAATTATTTTCGGGTTGCAACCTTGATGAGGGATAATAATCTGATATTACTTGAAGGATTGAGAAAATTCTATGAATGA